The following coding sequences lie in one Erwinia amylovora genomic window:
- a CDS encoding methylated-DNA--[protein]-cysteine S-methyltransferase, which translates to MAFCYKKMHSPLGELTLVASQSSLVAVMWADARLPGACFSPSHEAPRHAILTEAERQLQQYFTGHLQKFDLPLEFVGTSFQKQVWAALIAIPYGETRSYGQIAQQIGHPSAVRAVGAANGRNPLPIVAPCHRVIGSNGKLTGFAGGLASKAFLLRLENGLRWGKQALCR; encoded by the coding sequence GTGGCTTTCTGTTATAAAAAGATGCACTCCCCGCTGGGCGAACTCACCCTGGTCGCCAGTCAAAGCAGCCTGGTTGCCGTTATGTGGGCAGATGCCAGGTTGCCGGGCGCATGTTTTTCCCCGTCGCATGAGGCACCGCGTCATGCGATCCTGACGGAGGCGGAACGGCAGCTGCAACAATACTTTACCGGGCATCTGCAAAAATTCGATCTTCCGCTGGAGTTCGTCGGCACCTCGTTTCAAAAACAGGTCTGGGCTGCACTGATCGCCATCCCTTATGGCGAAACGCGCAGCTACGGGCAAATTGCGCAGCAAATTGGCCATCCTTCCGCCGTGCGTGCTGTGGGGGCGGCAAACGGGCGAAATCCTTTGCCAATCGTTGCGCCATGTCATCGGGTGATCGGCAGCAACGGTAAGCTGACCGGGTTTGCCGGTGGGCTGGCGAGTAAAGCCTTTTTACTGCGTCTGGAGAATGGACTGCGCTGGGGAAAGCAGGCGCTGTGTCGTTAA
- the zitB gene encoding CDF family zinc transporter ZitB — MAHNHMKKDGNRSRLLAAFSVTAVFMLAEVAGGLLSGSLALLADAGHMLTDAAALLIALLATHFARRRPSGHHSFGLLRLTTLAAFVNAIALLAITVLIVWEAVQRFWHPQPIAGGMMLVIAIGGLLANLLSFWLLHHGSGEKNLNVRAAALHVLGDLLGSVGAIVAALVILFTGWTPIDPILSILVSVLVLRSGWRLIKESGHELLEGAPQHIDITKLQRSLVRDISEVRNVHHVHLWQVGEKPLITLHVQVIPPHDHDALLQRIHDYLHDHYQIEHATVQMEYQRCESDDCDSRWVQSGNDEHLHHH, encoded by the coding sequence ATGGCTCACAATCACATGAAGAAGGATGGTAACCGCTCACGCTTGCTGGCGGCATTTAGTGTTACCGCAGTATTTATGCTGGCTGAAGTCGCTGGCGGCTTGCTGTCAGGTTCACTGGCGCTACTGGCAGATGCCGGGCATATGCTCACCGACGCCGCAGCTTTGCTGATAGCTCTTTTAGCAACGCATTTTGCACGCCGCAGGCCCAGTGGACATCATTCGTTCGGGTTACTGCGCCTGACCACGCTGGCAGCGTTTGTTAACGCTATTGCTCTGTTGGCGATCACCGTGCTGATTGTCTGGGAGGCTGTGCAACGTTTCTGGCATCCGCAGCCGATAGCGGGCGGTATGATGCTGGTCATTGCCATCGGTGGCCTGCTGGCAAATCTGCTCTCCTTTTGGCTACTGCACCACGGCAGTGGTGAGAAAAACCTTAATGTCCGCGCCGCCGCGCTGCACGTTCTGGGCGATCTGCTCGGTTCCGTTGGAGCGATTGTCGCCGCGCTGGTTATTTTGTTTACCGGCTGGACCCCGATCGACCCGATACTCTCTATCCTGGTTTCAGTGCTGGTATTGCGAAGCGGTTGGAGGCTGATTAAAGAAAGCGGGCATGAACTGCTGGAGGGAGCACCACAGCATATCGACATAACTAAGTTACAACGTTCGCTGGTTCGCGATATATCAGAAGTACGCAATGTGCATCATGTGCATTTGTGGCAGGTGGGAGAGAAACCACTAATTACTTTGCATGTTCAGGTGATCCCACCCCACGATCACGACGCCCTGCTGCAGCGTATTCATGATTACCTGCACGATCATTATCAGATTGAGCATGCTACGGTGCAAATGGAGTATCAGCGCTGTGAGTCTGACGATTGCGACAGCCGTTGGGTACAGTCAGGCAATGACGAACATCTGCACCATCATTAA
- a CDS encoding AlkA N-terminal domain-containing protein, producing MIDPISAYRALTSRDARFDGVFYVGVISTGIYCRPVCPVKAPRAQNCLFFATAEAAEKASFRPCLRCRPELAPGNAPVDHGQRIAERLVQRIDEGLVEQVDSLEQIAAEFQLSLRQLRRIVKKELGVSPQELRQTRRLLLAKQLLSETQLAITHIAFACGFNSLRRFNAVFSSHYRMSPSRLRKVSAQRENLLKDIDTSRFLLTYRPPYDWQAMLTFLRQRALPGVEYVEENSYARTVCLGERRGWIQVTQVLLKNALQVEFSHSLTPVLSLLLRRLRNLFDLSARPDLIAQQLSLDPQLRPCLLAHPGLRVPGAFDGFEIAVSAILGQQITAGAAATLGFRFARAFGEAITTPLAQLSILSPLAERVAQCSIAELTRLGIGSSRSRAILALAANCARNELQLDVASQPEQSIGQLLQLPGVSEGTAQYLAMRALRWPDAFPEGDLVVRTKLGGLSAKQAQARCMAWRPWRSYAVMHLWLAED from the coding sequence ATGATCGACCCCATTTCCGCCTATCGTGCGCTTACCTCGCGTGATGCGCGCTTTGATGGCGTGTTTTACGTTGGCGTAATCTCTACCGGCATCTATTGTCGTCCGGTTTGCCCGGTGAAAGCGCCACGCGCGCAGAATTGTCTGTTTTTCGCCACTGCCGAAGCCGCGGAAAAAGCCTCTTTTCGACCCTGCCTGCGCTGCCGCCCGGAGTTGGCACCCGGCAATGCGCCGGTCGATCACGGTCAGCGTATTGCAGAACGGCTGGTGCAGCGTATCGATGAAGGACTGGTTGAGCAGGTTGACAGTCTGGAGCAGATCGCTGCCGAGTTTCAGCTCAGTCTGCGCCAGCTGCGGCGTATTGTTAAGAAGGAGCTGGGGGTATCGCCACAGGAGCTTCGGCAAACGCGGCGATTGCTGCTGGCGAAGCAACTACTGAGTGAAACGCAGCTGGCGATCACACATATTGCCTTTGCCTGCGGGTTTAACAGCCTGCGCCGCTTTAACGCCGTATTCAGCAGTCATTATCGCATGTCACCTTCACGTTTGCGCAAGGTAAGCGCACAGCGGGAAAACCTGTTGAAGGACATTGACACATCAAGGTTTTTACTGACCTACCGCCCGCCCTATGACTGGCAGGCGATGCTAACCTTTCTGCGGCAGCGCGCGTTGCCAGGCGTGGAATACGTTGAGGAGAACAGTTATGCCCGTACCGTGTGTCTTGGGGAGCGCCGCGGGTGGATACAGGTGACCCAGGTACTGTTAAAAAATGCGTTACAGGTGGAGTTTAGTCATTCATTGACCCCGGTATTATCGCTGCTGCTGCGAAGATTAAGAAACCTGTTTGATCTCAGCGCCCGTCCCGATCTGATTGCACAGCAGCTCAGCCTTGACCCGCAACTACGCCCCTGTTTGCTGGCACATCCCGGACTACGCGTTCCCGGTGCTTTTGACGGCTTTGAGATAGCGGTAAGCGCCATTCTCGGTCAGCAAATCACCGCCGGGGCCGCCGCCACACTCGGTTTCCGCTTCGCTAGGGCCTTCGGCGAGGCGATAACTACGCCGTTAGCTCAGCTTTCAATCCTTTCACCGCTGGCGGAAAGAGTGGCGCAATGCAGTATTGCAGAGCTGACCCGCCTGGGGATTGGCAGCTCACGTAGCCGGGCCATCCTGGCACTGGCAGCCAATTGTGCCCGAAATGAATTGCAGCTGGATGTGGCCAGCCAGCCAGAGCAAAGCATCGGTCAGCTACTGCAACTTCCCGGGGTCAGTGAAGGGACAGCGCAATATCTCGCCATGCGCGCGCTGCGTTGGCCTGATGCGTTCCCGGAGGGAGATCTGGTGGTGCGTACTAAGCTGGGCGGGCTAAGCGCAAAGCAGGCACAGGCGCGTTGTATGGCATGGCGCCCGTGGCGCAGTTACGCGGTAATGCATCTCTGGTTAGCGGAAGATTAG
- the cpoB gene encoding cell division protein CpoB produces MISSFRTHLLSLSLLVGVAAPWAANAQATISSVGSGSVEDRVTTLERISNAQAQLLQQLQQQLSDSQNDIDSLRGQIQENSYQLNQAVERQKGIYQQIDSLSRGGSNAAATASGNADAAAPVTDGAAVASAPTQSGDANTDYNAAVALVLEKKQYDSAISAFQTFVKKYPDSTYQPNANYWLGQLNYNKGKKDDAAYYFATVVKMYPKSPKSADALFKVGVIMQEKGDKAKAKAVYQQVIKLYPDSEAAKTAQKRSAAL; encoded by the coding sequence ATGATTAGTAGCTTCAGAACTCATCTCCTGAGTCTGTCGTTACTGGTTGGCGTAGCGGCCCCCTGGGCCGCTAATGCCCAGGCAACAATCAGTAGCGTTGGCTCCGGCTCGGTTGAAGACCGTGTCACCACTCTTGAGCGTATCTCGAATGCTCAGGCACAACTCCTCCAGCAACTTCAGCAGCAGCTCTCCGACTCGCAAAACGATATTGACTCACTGCGCGGTCAGATCCAGGAAAACAGCTATCAGCTGAACCAGGCGGTGGAACGCCAGAAAGGAATCTACCAGCAGATTGACAGTTTAAGTCGCGGAGGTTCAAATGCCGCTGCGACAGCGTCGGGTAATGCTGATGCCGCAGCACCGGTTACGGATGGTGCCGCGGTGGCGTCGGCTCCCACTCAGAGCGGCGATGCCAATACCGACTATAACGCTGCGGTCGCGCTGGTGCTGGAAAAGAAACAGTATGACAGCGCCATTTCGGCTTTTCAGACTTTTGTTAAGAAGTATCCAGATTCCACCTACCAGCCAAATGCTAACTATTGGCTGGGCCAGTTGAATTATAACAAAGGCAAAAAAGACGATGCGGCATACTATTTCGCCACGGTAGTCAAAATGTACCCTAAGTCGCCGAAGAGTGCTGATGCCCTGTTTAAGGTTGGGGTGATCATGCAGGAAAAGGGTGATAAGGCGAAAGCAAAAGCGGTCTATCAACAGGTGATCAAACTGTATCCTGACAGTGAAGCGGCTAAAACGGCACAGAAGCGATCTGCGGCGCTATAA
- the aroG gene encoding 3-deoxy-7-phosphoheptulonate synthase AroG, with translation MNYLNDDLRIKEIKELLPPVALFEKYPATEKAAATVSSARRAIHQILQKEDDRLLVVIGPCSIHDTVAAKEYASRLQALRQELKDSLEIVMRVYFEKPRTTVGWKGLINDPYMDGSFRINDGLRIARQLLVEINNIGLPTAGEFLDMITPQYVADLMSWGAIGARTTESQVHRELSSGLSCPVGFKNGTDGTIKVAIDAIGAASAPHCFLSVTKYGHSAIVETSGNTDCHIILRGGKEPNYSAHHVSEVKSGLEKAGLPAQMMIDFSHANSSKQYKRQLIVAEDVALQIARGEQSIIGVMIESHLVEGNQNPDGGEALVYGKSVTDGCIGWEDTETVLRQLAQAVKTRRK, from the coding sequence ATGAATTATCTGAACGATGACTTAAGAATCAAAGAGATAAAAGAGCTTCTGCCTCCAGTGGCATTATTCGAAAAATACCCTGCCACAGAAAAGGCTGCTGCAACAGTCTCCTCCGCCCGACGAGCCATCCACCAGATCCTTCAAAAAGAAGATGATCGGCTGCTGGTAGTGATCGGCCCTTGTTCCATCCACGATACCGTTGCGGCAAAAGAGTACGCCAGCAGGCTACAGGCTCTCCGACAAGAGCTCAAAGATTCACTGGAAATCGTGATGCGTGTCTATTTCGAGAAACCGCGAACGACGGTGGGCTGGAAAGGATTAATTAACGATCCGTATATGGATGGCAGCTTTCGTATCAATGACGGTCTGCGCATCGCTCGCCAACTATTAGTAGAGATCAACAACATCGGATTACCGACAGCCGGCGAATTCCTGGATATGATTACTCCGCAGTACGTCGCCGACCTGATGAGCTGGGGCGCTATTGGAGCGCGTACCACCGAGTCCCAGGTACACCGCGAGCTATCATCCGGACTGTCCTGCCCGGTGGGTTTTAAAAACGGCACCGATGGAACCATCAAGGTTGCCATTGATGCTATCGGTGCGGCCAGTGCACCACACTGTTTCCTGTCGGTGACAAAGTACGGCCATTCTGCCATCGTTGAAACCAGTGGTAACACAGATTGCCACATTATTCTGCGCGGTGGTAAAGAACCAAACTACAGCGCACATCATGTCAGTGAAGTGAAAAGCGGGCTGGAAAAAGCAGGGCTTCCTGCTCAGATGATGATCGACTTTAGCCACGCGAACAGCAGCAAGCAGTATAAAAGACAGTTGATAGTTGCTGAAGATGTGGCGTTACAGATTGCCAGAGGTGAACAAAGCATTATCGGTGTAATGATTGAAAGCCACCTTGTGGAAGGCAATCAGAACCCGGATGGCGGAGAAGCGCTGGTATACGGTAAAAGCGTAACCGATGGCTGCATAGGTTGGGAAGACACCGAAACCGTGCTGCGTCAGCTTGCACAGGCGGTGAAAACTCGTCGTAAATAG
- the pnuC gene encoding nicotinamide riboside transporter PnuC, which yields MDFFSTSNILFHIPLGAGGYDLSWIEATGTLAGLLCIWLASLEKIVNYAFGLINVTLFAAIFFQIQLYASLLLQLFFFIANLYGWYAWSRQTSEHQQALNIRWLPRRQLSGWTAGLALTIALLTHYIDPVFALLTRSAVTLMQATGLDVTMPQLQPDAFPLWDSSMMVLSIAAMILMTRKYVENWLLWVVINVISVVIFARQGVYAMALEYVLLTLIALNGSRLWIKRAAQRK from the coding sequence ATGGATTTTTTTAGCACGTCGAATATTCTGTTTCATATCCCTCTCGGAGCGGGGGGATACGATTTGTCATGGATTGAAGCGACAGGAACCCTTGCAGGATTACTGTGCATCTGGTTAGCCAGCCTTGAGAAGATTGTAAACTATGCATTTGGCCTGATTAACGTGACGCTATTTGCAGCGATCTTTTTCCAAATCCAACTTTATGCCAGCCTGCTGCTACAGCTGTTTTTCTTTATTGCCAATCTTTACGGATGGTATGCCTGGAGCCGTCAGACCAGCGAACACCAGCAGGCGTTAAACATCCGCTGGTTGCCAAGGCGGCAGCTCTCTGGCTGGACTGCTGGCTTAGCGCTAACGATTGCCCTGTTGACTCACTATATCGACCCGGTATTTGCTTTACTGACCCGGTCAGCGGTAACGCTGATGCAGGCAACAGGTCTCGATGTCACAATGCCGCAGCTTCAGCCTGATGCTTTCCCGCTTTGGGACTCAAGTATGATGGTACTGTCGATTGCCGCGATGATCCTGATGACGCGGAAATACGTGGAAAACTGGCTGTTGTGGGTGGTTATTAATGTTATCAGCGTGGTTATCTTTGCGCGTCAGGGGGTCTACGCCATGGCACTGGAGTATGTTTTACTGACGTTAATTGCACTCAACGGCTCCCGGTTATGGATCAAACGCGCCGCTCAGCGCAAGTAG
- a CDS encoding protein YbgS produces MMNKFAIVLLTAAITLGSGSVIAASGNGSSNAAADAGAIAPGAKDNLAPNHVDNSKINTEGSSALNHKKKHHGMSANDVHKNTQCKEGNCTNINSKVGSGADTKTNGTSQ; encoded by the coding sequence ATGATGAATAAATTTGCAATCGTATTGCTGACAGCAGCAATAACCCTGGGTAGTGGTTCAGTGATAGCAGCAAGCGGTAATGGTTCATCCAATGCGGCCGCAGACGCCGGTGCGATTGCTCCCGGCGCAAAAGATAACCTGGCTCCTAACCACGTCGATAACAGTAAAATCAATACCGAGGGTAGCAGCGCACTCAACCACAAGAAAAAGCACCACGGTATGAGCGCAAATGACGTGCACAAAAATACCCAGTGTAAAGAGGGTAACTGTACCAACATCAATTCTAAGGTTGGTAGCGGTGCAGATACCAAAACTAACGGTACCAGCCAGTAA